CCGCCGCGCCGGAGTTGCAGCGCCAGCGGCCGGTGGGGCGCAAGGACACTTCACGCCCAGCCTCGGTGAAGCGCCAGTGCTCGGCCGAGCCGATCAGGCCGTCGTGGCTGGCGATCTCGGACAGGTCGCGCGGGGCGCCGCGCCGGGCCAGATAGTCGGGGCTGGCGCACAGGATCAGCCGGCGCGAGGCCAGCCGCCGCGCCATCAGGCGGGAGTCGGTCAGGTGGCCGAACCGCACCGCCAGATCATAGCCGTCGCCGACCAGGTCCCTGAGCCGATTGTCGAGATCCAGCTCGATCCTCAGTTCGGGGTTCTGGCGGGCGAAGGCGTTGACCGCGGGGGCGATGAAGCGCTCGCCGTAGGAGACCGAGCAGGTCATCCGCAGCAGGCCGCGCGGAGCCTGATCGTCGGGCTGGACGGCGGCCAGGGCCTCGTCGCGCTCGTCGATCAGGCGGCGGCAGCGGGCCAGGAAGTCGCGGCCCGCGTCGGTCAGCTCGACCCGGCGGGTGGTGCGGTGCAGCAGGCGGGTCTGCAGCCGGTCCTCCAGCCGAGCGATCTCGCGGCTGACGGCGGAGGTGGACAGGCCCAGGCGCCGGGCGGCGGCCGAGAAGCTGGCCTGTTCGGCGACAGCGGTGAATTCGTCGATCCCGTCCCAGCGGCTCATCGGGACGTTCGATCATGATTGTTGCCGAGCGGCAATAATGTTTTGCGGTTGTCGCCGTTTCGACGCCGCCGCGACCGGCGTAGAACAGACGCCAATTCCGTCACCCTCCAGCCTCCTGTCTCTCAAGCAGCGAGCCGCCGCGCGGCGAGCGATAGAGACATCCGAAGGACCAAACATCATGAAGACCCGCGCCGCCGTCGCGTTCGAAGCCAAACGCCCGCTCGAGATCGTCGAGGTCGATCTGGAAGGTCCGCGCTGGGGCGAGGTGCTGGTCGAGATCAAGGCGACCGGGGTGTGCCACACCGACGCCTATACGCTGGACGGCCTGGACTCCGAGGGCATCTTCCCGTCGATCCTGGGCCACGAGGGCGCGGGCGTGGTGGTGGAAGTCGGGCCGGGCGTGACCTCGGTCGAGGTCGGCGATCACGTGATCCCGCTGTACACGCCGGAATGCCGCCAGTGTAAGTCGTGCCTGTCGCGCAAGACCAACCTGTGCACCTCGATCCGCGCCACCCAGGGCAAGGGGCTGATGCCCGACGGCACCTCGCGCTTCAGCTACAAGGGCCAGGCGATCGCCCACTACATGGGCTGCTCGACCTTCTCGAACTATACGGTGCTGCCCGAAATCGCCCTGGCCAAGATCCGCAAGGACGCGCCGTTCGACAAGGCCTGCTACGTCGGCTGCGGCGTGACCACGGGCGTCGGCGCGGTGACCAACACGGCCAAGGTGACGCCGGGCTCCAACTGCGTGGTGTTCGGTCTGGGCGGCATCGGCCTGAACGTCATCCAGGGCCTGAAGATGGTCGGCGCGGACAAGATCATCGGCGTCGACATCAACAACGACAAGGAAGAGTGGGGCCGTCGCTTCGGCATGACGGACTTCATCAACCCGAAGACTGTCTCGGACGTGGTGGCCGAGGTGGTGCGCCTGACCGACGGCGGCGCCGACTACACCTTCGACTGCACCGGCAACATCGACGTCATGCGCCAGGCGCTGGAATCCTGCCACCGCGGCTGGGGCGAGAGCATCATCATCGGCGTGGCCGAGGCGGGCAAGGAGATCTCGACCCGTCCGTTCCAGCTGGTCACCGGCCGCGTCTGGAAGGGCTCGGCCTTCGGCGGCGCGCGCGGCCGGACCGACACGCCGAAGATCGTCGACTGGTACATGGACGGCAAGATCGAGATCGATCCGATGATCACCCACACCTTCGGTCTGGAAGACATCAACAAGGCCTTCGACCTGATGCACGAAGGCAAGAGCATCCGTTCGGTCATCGTCTTCTAAGGAGGAGCGTTGCCAAACGAAACCTAGTCGACCTAGGTTGCGGCGCCCGGCGAACCTTCCGGGCGCATCATCGCGGGAGGAAGCTCATGTTCACCCACATCACCCTGGGCGCCAACGACGTCGAGGCGTCGCGCAAATTCTATGACGCCGTGTTCGGGGCCCTGGGCCTGGAGCCCGGCGCGGCCGATCCCAGGGGCCGCTACTGGTGGCGCACCTCTCGCGGCGCCTTCGCCGTGGGCAAGCCGATCGACGGCGAGGCCGCCTGCCACGCCAACGGCGGCACCATCGGCTTCGCCGCGGCCAGCCCGGAAGCGGTCGTCGCCTTCGCCGAGGCCGGCGTCGCGGCGGGCGGCGTGGCTATCGAGGACCCGGCGGGCCCGCGCGAGACCCCCTTCGGCGTCATGCACCTGGCCTATCTGCGCGATCCTTCGGGCAACAAGATCTGCGCCGTTCACCGGCCGGGTTGAGCCGGCCGGGCTGAGTCTTAGGCGGGGGCGTCGGCGGTCGAGGGATTGATCACCGCGCGCACCTCGGAGATGCGGTCGGCGGGCATGTGCGCGGCTTCGGCGTGGCGGCGGATCGTCGCCTCGTCGGGCGCCGTATAGACGCAGTAGATCCGGTCGTCGGTGACGAAGCTTTCGACCCATTCGATCTGCGGACCCATCTGCTGCAGGACGTCGCGCGACGCGCGCGAGGCCTCCTTCAACTGGGCGGGAGACATGGCGCCGGCGCCGGGCATGTCGCGTTCAATGACGAATTTATGCATCACATTCTCCAGTGTCAGGGCGGCCTGACCGACGGGGTTCATCTTGCGGGGCAGGCCCGCAACGCGGCGCGCTGATCAGCAGTTCCGCCAGTCTGGAAAGAACGAGTTATGGAAACGACCAAGACCCACATCGTCCACGGCGGCACGCTGCGCTATCTGAAGCACGACAGCGCGACCACGGGCACGTCGATGACCCTGTCGGTCTTCACGCCCGCGGGCGAGGGGCCGTTCCCGGTCCTGATCTGGCTGTCGGGCCTGACCTGCACCGAGGACAACTTCACCACCAAGGCCGGGGCCTATAAGGCCGCCGCCGAACACGGCGTCATCATCGTGGCGCCCGACACCTCGCCGCGCGGCGAAGGGGTGGCCGACGATCCGGCCTATGACCTGGGCCAGGGCGCGGGCTTCTATGTTGATGCGACGCAGGCGCCGTGGGCGCCGCACTTCCGCATGGAGAGCTACGTCACCGGCGAACTGATCGACCTGATCGACGCCGAGTTTCCGACCACGAAGACGCGCTCGATCTTCGGCCACTCCATGGGCGGGCACGGGGCGCTGACCCTGGCCCTGCGTCATCCCGAGCTGTTCAAGTCGGTCTCGGCCTTCGCGCCGATCGCCTCGCCGACGCGCTGCCCCTGGGGCGAGAAGGCCTTCACCGCCTATCTGGGCGAGGACCGGGCGCAATGGGCGAAACACGATGCAGCCCTGCTGATCGAGAGCGGGGCGGCGAAAGGCGTATTCGACGACATCCTGGTGGATCAGGGCGACGCCGATTCCTTCCTGACCGATCAACTGAAGCCGGAACTGCTGACGGCGGCGGCGGAAAAGGCGGGGCAGGGGCTGACCCTGCGCATGCAGCCGGGCTATGACCACTCCTACTTCTTCATGGCCAGCTTCGTGGACGACCATGTGGCCTTCCACGCCGAGCGGCTGAAAGCCTGAGTGTGATGACGACTTCCGCCCCCGACTTCGACGCCATGTTCGCCGACCTGTGCACCCAGGTCGGCTTCTGCCTGCACGAGAAGGGGCAGAAGAAGGTCGTCGCGGCCCTGCCCAAGGGGCTGGACGCGGCGGTGCGCGCCGTCTTCGCCGCCGAGGGGGTGGACGAGCCCAACGCGCCCGGCGACCTGAAGCGCGCCGTGCGCGACTGCATCAAGGCCCACGTCAAGCCGGGCTGATCGCGGCCGAAGGCGAGGTCATCGTCCGATGACGACGATGAAGCCTTGCGGGCGGTCTTCGCTTCGATAGTGTCCCCTCCCATCGCTTTGGGAGGGAAAGCCTATGATGGATCGTCGCCGGCTGTTGATGTCGGTCGCCGCGGGGGGCGCCCTGGCGGCGTCGGGCGCGGTTCGCGCTCTGGCGCAGACGGCCCCGGCGGGCGGCGTCTCGGCCCAGTTCCGCGCCCTGATGGACAAGATCGCTCAGGATCTGGTCCTGTCGAACCCCGAGACCCTGACCATGCTGGGCATGGACCGCGGCCCGATGGCCGCCGCCCGGTGCAAGCTGAATGACCGCTCCCAGGCCAAGGTCGACGCCGACAAGGTCAAGTTCGTCGAAGCCATGAAGGCGACGAAGGCCATCGACCGGGCCCAGCTGACGGGCGTCGAGCAGACCTATTACGACTCGCTGGAGTTCTTCGGCGACACGGCGATGGAAGGCTACGCCTTCCCCTACGGCGGCGGCTTCTTCCCCTCGCCCTATACGGTCAGCCAGCTGGGCGGCGCCTATCAGCAGATTCCCGACTTCCTCGACAGCCAGCATCGCATCGAGGCGGCGGACGATGCCGAGGCCTATCTGTCGCGCCTGTCGGACTTCGCCAAGGGTCTGGACGACGAGCGGGCCCGGATGCGGGCCGAATTCGCCGCCGGGGCCGTGCCGCCGGACTTCGTCATCGACCGCACCCTGACGCAGATGGCGGCCATCACCGGCACGGCGCCCGCCGACTCGGTCATGAGCCAGTCGCTGGCTCGCCGTACGGCCGAGAAGGGCATCGCCGGCGACTGGGCCGCGCGCGCCCAGGCCATCCTGACCAAGGAGGTCTATCCGGCGATCCAGCGCCAGGCCGACGCCTTCACCGCCGTGCGCCCGGGCGCGAGCCATGACGGCGGCGTCTGGCGCCTGCCGGACGGCGACGCCTACTACCGCTACGGGCTGAAATACTACACCACGTCGTCCATGACGCCGGACGAGGTGCACCAGATGGGGCTGGAGCAGGTAGCCGACATCTCGGCCCGCGCCGACGCCCTGTTGAAGGCGCAGGGGATGACGCAAGGCACGGTGGGCCAGCGCATCGCCGCCCTCGGCAAGGACCCGCGCTTCGTCTATCCGAACACGGACGAGGCCAAGGACGAGCTGCTGCAGGCGCTGAACGCCCAGATGGTGGCCATGCAGGCGCGCCTGCCGGAATACTTCGGCCGCCTGCCCAAGTCGCCGTGCGAGATCAGGCGCGTGCCCAAGGCCATCGAGGCGGGGGCGCCGGGCGGCTATTACCAGCAGCCGGCCCTGGATGGCTCGCGCCCCGGCGCCTACTACATCAACCTGCGCGACACGGCGGAGTGGCCCAAGTGGACCCTGCCGACCCTGACCTATCACGAGGCGGTGCCGGGCCATCACTTCCAGATCGCCCTGCAGATGGAGCGGCCGGACACGCCGATCCTGATGAAGGTGCTGGGCTTCTCGGCCTATTCCGAGGGCTGGGGCCTCTATGCCGAACAGCTGGCGGACGAGATGGGCGTCTATGAGAACGACCCCTTCGGCCGGATCGGCTATCTGCAGTCGCTGATGTTCCGGGCCGCGCGCCTGGTGGTCGATTCCGGCCTGCACCACAAGCGCTGGAGCCGCGAGCAGGGCATCCGCTACATGGTCGACACCCTGGGCGACCAGGAATCCAGCATCGCCACCGAGGTCGAACGCTACTGCGTCTGGCCGGGCCAGGCGTCCAGCTACAAGGTCGGCCACACCACCTGGGCGCGCCTGCGCGAGGACGCCAAGCGCCGCCTGGGGCCACGCTTCGACATCAAGGGCTTCCACGACGCCGGGCTGAACCTGGGCGGCGTGCCGCTGACGGTGCTGGAGCGGACCATGAACGCCTGGACGCCCGCCTAGGCCCTTTTGAACCCACGGGCGCGCCGGCCCGACTATTTGTCAGAGTTTGAGGGGGCGCGCGGCGTCGCGCCATCCTCGTCGGGGAGTACCACAATGATCGACCGCCGCCGCCTTTTGCTGACCGCCGCCGCCACGGCCGCCGTCGCCCCCTCTATCGCCCATGCGGCGGCCAACGGCGCCGACGCGCGCCTGAACGCCCTGCTGGACGGCTGGTTCGAGGCCGACATCGACGAGTCGCCCGAACGGGCCACCAACCTGGGCCTGGACAAGGGCGCCCGCGCGGGCCTGGCCTTCCAGCTCAGCGAGGAGGGGCCCGACGCCATCCGCAAGGACCGCGAGAAGGCCGTCCGTCGCTGGAACGAGCTGCGCGCCTTCGATCAGACCGGCCTCAGCGAGGCCGGGGCGCTGAACTACGCCATCGCCGCCTTCGGGCGCCAGACCTCGGCCGAGACGGCGCGTTTCGACTACGGCGCGGGGCCGGGCCGCCCGTCCCCCTATGTCGTGACCCAGCTGTCGGGCGCCTATTTCTCGACGCCGGACTTCATGGACAACCAGCACCGGGTCGAGGACAAGAACGGGGCTGACGCCTTCCTGTCGCGCCTGGACGCCTTCGCGGGCGTGCTGGACGGGGAGACGGCCAAGATCCGCGAGGACGCCGGGCTCGGCGTGATCCCGCCCGACTTCATCATCGACCGGATGCTGCCGCAGGTCCGCGCCCTGCGCGATGCGCCCGCCGCCGACATGGCCATGATCCAGTCGCTGGCCCGCAAGACCGGAACGCTGAACCTGTCGGGCTATGACGCCCGCGCCGCCGCCATCGTCGATCAGAAGGTCAAGCCCGCCCTGGCCCGCCAGATCGAGGCCCTGGAGACGCTCCGCCCGCAGGCCACGCATGACGCCGGCGTGTGGCGTCTGCCGGACGGCGAGGCCTTCTACGCCGCCGGGCTGAAGTCGAACACCACGACCACGCTGAGCGCCAAGGAAATCCACGCCATGGGCCGCGAGCAGGTGGCCGAGATCAGCGCCGAGATCGACGCCATCCTGAAGGCCCAGGGCTATACCCAAGGCACGGTCGGCGAGCGCATCCAGGCCCTGAACAAGGACCCGGCCCAGCTCTTCCCCAACACCGACGCGGGCAAGGAAGAACTGCTGGCCTGGCTGAACGAACAGGTCGCCGCCCTGGAGCCCAAGCTGCCGTCCGTGTTCGGCCGTCTGCCCAGGACGCACGTCGAGATCCGCCGCGTGCCGGTGTCGATCCAGTCGGGCGCGCCGGGCGGCTACTATCAGGGGCCGCCGCTGGATGGCTCGCGCCCGGGGGCCTACTACATCAACCTGCGCGACAGCGGGAACTGGCCGCGCTTCGCCCTGCCGACCCTGACCTACCACGAGGCCTCGCCGGGCCACCACCTGCAGGTGGCGCTGCAGCGCGAGTCGGGCGAGCTGCCGCAATGGCGCCGCGCCGGCGGCTTCTCGGCCTTCAACGAGGGCTGGGCGCTGTACGCCGAGGCGGTGGCGGCCAACGACCTGGACGCCTATGCGACCGACCCGCTGGGCCGGGTGGGCTTCCTGATGTCCTATCTGTTCCGGGCGGTGCGCCTGGTGGTCGACACCGGCATCCACTCCGAGCGCTGGAGCCGCGAGCAGGCGGTCGACTATATGGCGGCCTCGGGCGCCAAGCCGCTGGACGCCTCGAACAGCGAGATCAACCGCTACACCGTCTGGCCGGGCCAGGCCTGTTCCTACAAGGTCGGGCACACCGTCATCGCCCGCCTGCGCAAGGAGGCCGAGGCCAAGCCCGGCTTCGAC
The nucleotide sequence above comes from Brevundimonas naejangsanensis. Encoded proteins:
- a CDS encoding DUF885 domain-containing protein; the protein is MMDRRRLLMSVAAGGALAASGAVRALAQTAPAGGVSAQFRALMDKIAQDLVLSNPETLTMLGMDRGPMAAARCKLNDRSQAKVDADKVKFVEAMKATKAIDRAQLTGVEQTYYDSLEFFGDTAMEGYAFPYGGGFFPSPYTVSQLGGAYQQIPDFLDSQHRIEAADDAEAYLSRLSDFAKGLDDERARMRAEFAAGAVPPDFVIDRTLTQMAAITGTAPADSVMSQSLARRTAEKGIAGDWAARAQAILTKEVYPAIQRQADAFTAVRPGASHDGGVWRLPDGDAYYRYGLKYYTTSSMTPDEVHQMGLEQVADISARADALLKAQGMTQGTVGQRIAALGKDPRFVYPNTDEAKDELLQALNAQMVAMQARLPEYFGRLPKSPCEIRRVPKAIEAGAPGGYYQQPALDGSRPGAYYINLRDTAEWPKWTLPTLTYHEAVPGHHFQIALQMERPDTPILMKVLGFSAYSEGWGLYAEQLADEMGVYENDPFGRIGYLQSLMFRAARLVVDSGLHHKRWSREQGIRYMVDTLGDQESSIATEVERYCVWPGQASSYKVGHTTWARLREDAKRRLGPRFDIKGFHDAGLNLGGVPLTVLERTMNAWTPA
- the fghA gene encoding S-formylglutathione hydrolase, with product METTKTHIVHGGTLRYLKHDSATTGTSMTLSVFTPAGEGPFPVLIWLSGLTCTEDNFTTKAGAYKAAAEHGVIIVAPDTSPRGEGVADDPAYDLGQGAGFYVDATQAPWAPHFRMESYVTGELIDLIDAEFPTTKTRSIFGHSMGGHGALTLALRHPELFKSVSAFAPIASPTRCPWGEKAFTAYLGEDRAQWAKHDAALLIESGAAKGVFDDILVDQGDADSFLTDQLKPELLTAAAEKAGQGLTLRMQPGYDHSYFFMASFVDDHVAFHAERLKA
- a CDS encoding LysR family transcriptional regulator, which encodes MSRWDGIDEFTAVAEQASFSAAARRLGLSTSAVSREIARLEDRLQTRLLHRTTRRVELTDAGRDFLARCRRLIDERDEALAAVQPDDQAPRGLLRMTCSVSYGERFIAPAVNAFARQNPELRIELDLDNRLRDLVGDGYDLAVRFGHLTDSRLMARRLASRRLILCASPDYLARRGAPRDLSEIASHDGLIGSAEHWRFTEAGREVSLRPTGRWRCNSGAAVLDAALQGLGLCQLPDFYVAEALASGALVSLLDDQRPPDEGVWAVHPHPRHVPPKVRAMIDWLHESLAQRSPA
- a CDS encoding S-(hydroxymethyl)glutathione dehydrogenase/class III alcohol dehydrogenase, with the protein product MKTRAAVAFEAKRPLEIVEVDLEGPRWGEVLVEIKATGVCHTDAYTLDGLDSEGIFPSILGHEGAGVVVEVGPGVTSVEVGDHVIPLYTPECRQCKSCLSRKTNLCTSIRATQGKGLMPDGTSRFSYKGQAIAHYMGCSTFSNYTVLPEIALAKIRKDAPFDKACYVGCGVTTGVGAVTNTAKVTPGSNCVVFGLGGIGLNVIQGLKMVGADKIIGVDINNDKEEWGRRFGMTDFINPKTVSDVVAEVVRLTDGGADYTFDCTGNIDVMRQALESCHRGWGESIIIGVAEAGKEISTRPFQLVTGRVWKGSAFGGARGRTDTPKIVDWYMDGKIEIDPMITHTFGLEDINKAFDLMHEGKSIRSVIVF
- a CDS encoding VOC family protein — encoded protein: MFTHITLGANDVEASRKFYDAVFGALGLEPGAADPRGRYWWRTSRGAFAVGKPIDGEAACHANGGTIGFAAASPEAVVAFAEAGVAAGGVAIEDPAGPRETPFGVMHLAYLRDPSGNKICAVHRPG
- a CDS encoding DUF4242 domain-containing protein, translating into MHKFVIERDMPGAGAMSPAQLKEASRASRDVLQQMGPQIEWVESFVTDDRIYCVYTAPDEATIRRHAEAAHMPADRISEVRAVINPSTADAPA
- a CDS encoding DUF885 domain-containing protein, which gives rise to MIDRRRLLLTAAATAAVAPSIAHAAANGADARLNALLDGWFEADIDESPERATNLGLDKGARAGLAFQLSEEGPDAIRKDREKAVRRWNELRAFDQTGLSEAGALNYAIAAFGRQTSAETARFDYGAGPGRPSPYVVTQLSGAYFSTPDFMDNQHRVEDKNGADAFLSRLDAFAGVLDGETAKIREDAGLGVIPPDFIIDRMLPQVRALRDAPAADMAMIQSLARKTGTLNLSGYDARAAAIVDQKVKPALARQIEALETLRPQATHDAGVWRLPDGEAFYAAGLKSNTTTTLSAKEIHAMGREQVAEISAEIDAILKAQGYTQGTVGERIQALNKDPAQLFPNTDAGKEELLAWLNEQVAALEPKLPSVFGRLPRTHVEIRRVPVSIQSGAPGGYYQGPPLDGSRPGAYYINLRDSGNWPRFALPTLTYHEASPGHHLQVALQRESGELPQWRRAGGFSAFNEGWALYAEAVAANDLDAYATDPLGRVGFLMSYLFRAVRLVVDTGIHSERWSREQAVDYMAASGAKPLDASNSEINRYTVWPGQACSYKVGHTVIARLRKEAEAKPGFDLRGFHDRVLGSGSLPLAVLEARMRA